One genomic window of Desmospora activa DSM 45169 includes the following:
- a CDS encoding mannonate dehydratase has translation MMRVSITSYTVDLTDGDLRQLSQLGVDCIDFGKGSAFPGVKEQGYPDLDELLRLKRRLRSFGLDINRVTLPDLTTKFMQNEPGSEQELENAVQAMKVFGEAGIPIARQRFEGDTFPHLTKKYRAIHRGGAIARGESLGFVTEVGPKRTQEEHEQYWQRFCEAYQRLVPMAEEAGVLLGMHPSDVPHPDTPFGGLGFHRIIDTFPSKNVGYVYCVGTRAEEGGSALVLDEINHYGRKGKLFLVHFRNVRGSLPTAGAFEEALLDDGDMNMFKILLELRKVGFSGCLNPDHVPILEGVTPEPNASWPHTCIQWSYHNIGYVYSIGYIKALLAALVEFER, from the coding sequence ATGATGAGAGTATCGATTACCTCGTATACGGTTGACTTGACGGACGGTGATTTAAGGCAGCTAAGCCAATTGGGCGTCGATTGCATCGATTTTGGAAAGGGATCTGCCTTTCCAGGTGTAAAAGAGCAAGGTTATCCCGATTTGGATGAGTTGTTGCGATTAAAGCGTAGACTCCGTTCTTTCGGCCTTGATATCAACCGCGTCACGCTACCGGATTTAACGACGAAGTTTATGCAAAATGAACCGGGAAGTGAGCAAGAGCTGGAGAATGCGGTCCAGGCAATGAAAGTGTTTGGCGAGGCGGGGATTCCCATTGCCAGACAACGGTTTGAAGGGGATACCTTTCCCCATTTGACCAAAAAATATCGTGCCATCCATCGAGGGGGCGCGATTGCCCGCGGTGAAAGCCTCGGCTTTGTCACCGAAGTGGGGCCGAAGCGAACGCAGGAGGAGCATGAACAGTATTGGCAACGATTTTGTGAAGCATATCAACGTTTGGTGCCGATGGCTGAAGAGGCGGGTGTATTATTGGGTATGCACCCTTCCGATGTCCCCCATCCAGATACCCCCTTTGGCGGGTTAGGCTTTCACCGGATCATCGACACCTTCCCCAGTAAAAATGTCGGTTATGTGTACTGTGTCGGTACAAGAGCCGAAGAGGGCGGAAGTGCACTGGTATTAGACGAGATTAATCATTACGGGAGAAAAGGAAAGTTATTTCTTGTCCATTTTCGCAATGTTCGCGGAAGCCTACCAACCGCCGGCGCTTTTGAAGAAGCGCTCTTGGATGACGGTGATATGAACATGTTTAAAATCTTACTGGAGCTGCGCAAGGTGGGCTTCAGCGGTTGTTTAAATCCAGACCACGTTCCCATCTTGGAAGGGGTTACTCCCGAGCCAAATGCGAGTTGGCCCCATACATGCATTCAATGGAGCTATCACAACATCGGGTATGTCTATTCGATTGGATATATTAAAGCACTTTTGGCCGCATTGGTTGAATTTGAGAGATAA
- a CDS encoding MFS transporter: protein MASKHEAVHAPLQKTNVRYLILAVLFVTTAINYIDRTALGIAAPAMQDDLYLDAVKLGFAFSAFNWAYTFLQIPSGWLLDRFEARIVYGIGLFVWSLFTFFQGFAVGFVSLFLMRFIVGLAEAPSFPGNSRITTMWFPQHERGRAVAFYNSSQYFGLALFTPILAWVLQTFGWQAVFYSAGLAGIIMSFFWFKLIRDPKSHPRTNQAEIDYIQQGGGLADVGDKKHKIKWSHVRLLLTNRQMIGIYIAQFSMNTIVWFFLTWFPTYLVEEKNMTILKAGFMASLPYMGAFVGGLIGGYLSDWLLKQGKSLAVARKTPIIIGFILSSSIIFANYTSSAGLIIIIMSVAFFAKGMAGLTWTLVGDMSPKEIIGLSGGIFNTFGNLAGIVTPIVVGFILSQTQSFAGALMFIAVMLIIGALSYLFIVNKVERIELPQELAGNQTGLTKNS, encoded by the coding sequence ATGGCGAGCAAACATGAGGCGGTTCACGCGCCGTTACAAAAAACCAATGTGCGCTATCTGATTTTAGCGGTATTGTTTGTAACGACCGCCATCAACTATATCGATCGGACCGCTCTTGGTATTGCGGCTCCTGCTATGCAAGACGATCTATATCTCGATGCGGTAAAGTTGGGATTTGCTTTTTCCGCTTTTAATTGGGCCTACACCTTTCTACAAATTCCCAGCGGATGGTTGCTGGATCGGTTTGAGGCGCGAATAGTTTATGGTATCGGGTTGTTTGTATGGTCGTTGTTCACCTTTTTTCAAGGGTTTGCAGTCGGTTTTGTCTCCCTTTTTCTGATGAGATTTATTGTTGGACTTGCCGAAGCCCCTTCCTTTCCCGGAAATAGCCGCATCACAACCATGTGGTTTCCCCAACATGAACGGGGGCGTGCGGTAGCGTTCTATAATTCCTCGCAGTACTTCGGCTTAGCATTGTTTACTCCTATATTGGCGTGGGTGCTGCAAACCTTTGGCTGGCAAGCGGTCTTCTACTCCGCCGGCTTGGCTGGGATTATTATGTCGTTCTTTTGGTTTAAACTGATCCGCGATCCTAAAAGCCACCCTCGTACCAACCAAGCGGAAATCGATTATATCCAACAAGGCGGGGGTCTGGCGGATGTCGGGGATAAAAAGCATAAAATCAAATGGTCTCACGTTCGTCTCCTATTAACCAACCGACAAATGATCGGGATCTATATTGCGCAGTTTTCAATGAATACAATCGTTTGGTTCTTCTTGACATGGTTTCCCACTTATCTGGTAGAAGAAAAGAATATGACGATCCTCAAAGCGGGTTTTATGGCGTCGTTGCCCTATATGGGGGCATTTGTGGGTGGGTTGATCGGGGGATATTTATCGGATTGGTTGCTAAAACAGGGCAAGTCATTAGCCGTAGCCCGTAAAACACCAATCATCATCGGTTTTATTCTTTCCAGCTCCATCATCTTTGCAAACTATACTTCTTCAGCGGGGCTGATTATCATCATTATGTCGGTTGCGTTTTTTGCTAAGGGAATGGCTGGGCTTACTTGGACCCTTGTCGGCGATATGTCACCGAAAGAGATTATCGGGCTGAGTGGCGGAATCTTTAATACCTTCGGCAACCTAGCCGGTATTGTTACACCGATTGTGGTCGGTTTTATTTTGAGCCAGACGCAATCCTTTGCCGGAGCGCTTATGTTTATTGCGGTGATGCTCATTATCGGAGCACTATCCTATCTGTTTATCGTAAACAAGGTGGAAAGAATAGAGCTACCACAGGAATTGGCGGGTAACCAAACCGGATTGACCAAAAATAGTTGA
- a CDS encoding dipeptidase, whose amino-acid sequence MSDRWKEYLRENQDRYLAELVELLRIPSVSTDPAYQEEVRRAAVWVANRMRQAGIADAQVMETDGHPVVYGEWMKAEDKPTLLIYGHYDVQPADPLEEWSSPPFEPRIKNGRVYARGASDMKGNILLPIIACEALLATTGTLPVNVKFLFEGEEETGSPSLEAFIAKHRQQLACDLVVIADGGVGSEEEPVVTTARRGMASLQLKVKSADTDMHSGFGGGLAPNAIHALTQILDSMRDAEGRILVDGFYDEVRPLTSAEREKIAAFPLHLDEFKTNTGIEDFFGEPEYTPQERVTARPTLDVNGVWGGYQGEGTKTVIPCEAYAKITCRLVPDQKPEQICHHLQLHIEQHAPKHVKVTVEMGPGADPYRLPDDHPGLFALERVLEEVSGNPVKRRWEGSTVPVKSVFKRILAAESVTLGGSQGDRTHAPNEFYRLNNFERIQKAFCLFFYEYGSRD is encoded by the coding sequence TTGTCAGACAGATGGAAAGAGTATTTACGTGAGAATCAAGATCGTTATTTGGCGGAGCTCGTAGAACTCCTTCGTATCCCAAGCGTTTCAACCGATCCGGCTTATCAAGAAGAGGTACGTCGAGCGGCGGTATGGGTTGCCAACCGGATGCGTCAAGCGGGTATTGCAGATGCGCAGGTTATGGAAACCGATGGTCATCCCGTCGTATACGGGGAGTGGATGAAGGCAGAGGATAAGCCGACGCTGTTGATCTACGGTCACTATGATGTGCAGCCCGCCGATCCGCTTGAAGAGTGGAGCTCGCCTCCATTTGAACCTCGTATTAAAAATGGACGGGTATATGCTAGGGGCGCTTCCGATATGAAGGGAAACATCTTGCTTCCCATTATCGCCTGTGAGGCATTACTGGCAACGACGGGAACTCTTCCGGTTAATGTGAAGTTTTTATTTGAAGGAGAAGAGGAGACCGGCAGTCCATCGTTGGAGGCGTTTATTGCAAAACATCGTCAACAACTAGCGTGCGATTTAGTCGTGATTGCCGATGGGGGTGTCGGCTCGGAAGAAGAGCCGGTGGTAACAACCGCAAGGCGCGGGATGGCTAGCTTACAGCTCAAGGTGAAGAGCGCCGATACGGATATGCATTCGGGGTTTGGTGGCGGCCTGGCACCCAATGCGATTCATGCTTTAACGCAAATATTGGATTCGATGAGGGACGCAGAGGGACGGATTCTTGTCGATGGTTTTTATGATGAGGTTCGTCCGTTAACGTCCGCGGAACGGGAGAAAATTGCTGCATTCCCCCTCCATTTGGACGAATTTAAAACCAATACAGGAATTGAAGATTTTTTTGGTGAACCGGAATACACCCCACAGGAACGAGTGACGGCTAGGCCGACATTAGATGTAAACGGGGTTTGGGGCGGATACCAAGGGGAGGGTACTAAGACAGTCATCCCCTGTGAAGCATATGCGAAAATTACTTGTAGACTGGTACCGGATCAAAAACCGGAGCAGATCTGTCACCATTTGCAGCTGCACATCGAACAACATGCCCCTAAACATGTGAAGGTAACCGTGGAAATGGGACCAGGTGCCGATCCTTATCGCCTTCCAGATGACCATCCGGGCTTGTTTGCGCTTGAGCGGGTATTGGAAGAGGTATCGGGAAACCCGGTAAAGCGGCGCTGGGAAGGAAGCACAGTACCTGTGAAAAGTGTTTTTAAGCGGATCTTAGCGGCTGAGTCTGTAACGCTTGGGGGATCACAAGGGGACCGGACACACGCCCCCAATGAATTTTACCGCTTAAACAACTTTGAGCGTATTCAAAAAGCGTTTTGTCTGTTTTTTTATGAGTATGGGTCAAGAGATTGA
- a CDS encoding undecaprenyl-diphosphate phosphatase produces MEQWLEILKFLVLGLIQGVTEPIPVSSSGHLLIFYHFFGLGIEGNSSLGFAVLVNFASLLSVLIIYRKDLARLGANSISYLKDRNPEQKADFRFILFIILGSVPAAVLGLLFNDVIEEELTGVKMIGISLFVTAIALWVIRNLRGRKNDGELSVKDALLIGLGQACALIPGISRSGATIVVAMLIGLQRETALRYSFLLYIPVSLGGMILEGEAIMQIMSDPDMFLPYLVAFIAALVASYFALKWFMHVMKQGNLVIFSVYCLAVSVLIFIFA; encoded by the coding sequence TTGGAACAATGGTTGGAAATATTGAAATTTCTGGTGCTGGGTCTAATACAAGGTGTGACGGAACCGATTCCGGTCTCTTCCAGTGGTCATCTCTTAATTTTTTATCACTTTTTTGGACTGGGGATTGAAGGGAATAGCAGTTTAGGATTTGCAGTGTTGGTCAACTTTGCTTCCCTTCTATCTGTGTTGATCATTTACCGCAAAGACTTGGCCCGTCTCGGGGCGAACAGCATCTCGTATCTAAAAGACCGCAACCCTGAACAAAAAGCGGATTTCCGTTTTATTCTGTTTATCATCTTGGGTTCAGTTCCGGCGGCAGTACTGGGATTACTCTTTAATGACGTCATCGAGGAAGAGTTGACCGGTGTAAAAATGATCGGTATCTCCCTCTTTGTGACCGCAATCGCCTTATGGGTGATCCGCAACCTTCGTGGTCGGAAAAATGATGGGGAACTAAGTGTCAAAGATGCATTGTTGATCGGTTTAGGACAAGCTTGCGCCTTGATTCCCGGAATTAGCCGATCCGGTGCAACGATTGTGGTTGCGATGCTGATCGGGCTACAACGGGAAACGGCCCTTCGTTATTCGTTTTTACTCTACATCCCGGTAAGCCTAGGCGGGATGATTCTAGAAGGCGAAGCGATTATGCAGATCATGAGTGATCCGGATATGTTTCTCCCCTACTTGGTTGCATTTATCGCCGCTTTGGTCGCTTCTTATTTTGCCTTGAAATGGTTTATGCACGTGATGAAACAAGGCAACTTGGTGATTTTTTCGGTCTACTGTCTGGCTGTCAGTGTATTGATCTTCATTTTTGCTTAA
- the garD gene encoding galactarate dehydratase — protein MTLPEKQRDTPLYIKVHTNDNVGVIVNAGGLPEGTLFPCGLKLKESIPQGHKVALTDLDRGDPIIRYNEVIGYAESPIEKGKWVKEAVIKLPTSPRLDELPLANRVPKPLPPLEGYTFAGYRNEDGSVGTKNILGITTSVQCVVGVLDFAVKRIKEELLPKYPNVDDVVAFNHNYGCGVAIHAPEAVIPIRTIQHLAAHPNFGGEAMVVGLGCEKLLPQRLVPDGDPASIVSLQEQPGFMPMIQSIMNMAEERLSKLNRRRREPCPLSGLVVGLQCGGSDAFSGVTANPAVGYAADLLVRAGATVLFSEVTEVRDAVHLLTPRTVDEEVGRALIREMKWYDDYLQRGEVDRSANPSPGNKKGGLSNVVEKSLGSIVKSGNSPIVQVLSPGEKATKRGLIFAATPASDFVCGTLQLAAGMNMHVFTTGRGTPYGLAMAPVIKVSTRTALTEQWHDLIDVNAGRIATGDATIEEIGWEIFHLILDVASGRKKTWVEYWGLHNDLCLFNPAPLT, from the coding sequence ATAACGTTGCCGGAAAAACAAAGAGATACCCCCCTTTACATTAAGGTGCATACCAACGACAATGTCGGGGTTATTGTCAATGCGGGAGGATTGCCTGAAGGAACCCTCTTTCCATGCGGCCTAAAGTTAAAAGAATCGATTCCCCAAGGCCATAAGGTGGCTTTGACGGACTTGGATCGAGGTGATCCCATTATCCGTTATAACGAAGTAATCGGATATGCGGAAAGCCCAATCGAAAAAGGAAAATGGGTGAAAGAAGCAGTAATCAAGTTACCGACCTCTCCTCGTTTGGATGAATTGCCGCTTGCAAATCGTGTTCCAAAGCCCCTTCCTCCTCTTGAAGGCTATACTTTTGCAGGGTATCGAAACGAAGATGGAAGTGTTGGAACAAAAAATATCCTGGGAATTACCACCAGTGTCCAATGTGTGGTGGGTGTGCTCGATTTTGCGGTTAAGCGAATCAAGGAAGAACTGCTCCCCAAATATCCCAATGTAGACGATGTCGTAGCTTTTAACCATAACTATGGTTGTGGTGTCGCTATCCATGCGCCGGAAGCCGTCATACCGATCCGCACGATCCAACACTTGGCCGCTCATCCCAACTTTGGCGGGGAGGCCATGGTCGTAGGTTTGGGTTGTGAAAAACTGCTTCCGCAACGATTGGTACCGGACGGGGATCCAGCAAGCATCGTTTCGTTGCAGGAACAGCCGGGTTTTATGCCGATGATTCAATCCATTATGAATATGGCTGAGGAGCGATTGAGCAAATTAAATCGGCGGCGACGGGAGCCTTGTCCCTTATCCGGATTAGTGGTTGGTCTGCAATGCGGGGGAAGCGATGCATTTTCCGGCGTTACGGCCAATCCGGCGGTTGGTTATGCGGCGGATCTGCTGGTACGAGCGGGGGCGACGGTTTTATTTTCAGAAGTGACCGAAGTGCGGGATGCTGTCCATTTATTAACGCCACGCACGGTAGACGAAGAAGTGGGTCGTGCCTTGATTCGTGAGATGAAGTGGTATGACGATTACTTACAACGGGGCGAGGTGGACCGAAGTGCAAACCCGTCACCGGGCAATAAAAAAGGCGGATTGTCCAATGTGGTGGAAAAGTCGCTTGGTTCGATTGTGAAATCCGGCAACAGTCCAATTGTCCAGGTGTTATCCCCTGGAGAAAAGGCGACAAAACGAGGTTTGATTTTTGCGGCGACACCGGCGAGTGATTTTGTATGTGGAACCTTACAATTGGCTGCCGGTATGAATATGCATGTGTTTACGACTGGAAGAGGGACGCCGTACGGATTGGCGATGGCACCGGTGATCAAAGTGTCAACCCGAACCGCATTGACAGAGCAATGGCATGATCTAATCGATGTCAACGCTGGTCGCATTGCAACGGGTGATGCCACCATTGAAGAGATCGGGTGGGAAATTTTCCATCTTATCTTGGATGTTGCAAGCGGCAGAAAAAAAACATGGGTCGAATATTGGGGGTTGCACAACGATCTCTGCCTATTTAATCCGGCTCCGTTGACATAA
- the gudD gene encoding glucarate dehydratase: MNMNHTGTPVITNMQVIPVAGRDSMLLNLSGAHAPFFTRNIVILTDNSGNTGVGEVPGGEKIRKILEEAHPLVIGQSIGRYRNILNRVRTTFADRDAHGRGVQTFDLRVTIHAVTALEAALLDLLGQFLHVPVAALLGEGQQRDDVKMLGYLFYIGDRSQTDLPYVKDSNAKDDWLRLRHEKALTPEAIVRLAEAAYDRYGFQDFKLKGGVLRGEEEMEAVTALAEQFPDARITLDPNGAWSLQEAISLCRNMQFVLAYAEDPCGAENGYSGREVMAEFRRATGIPTATNMIATDWRQMGHAIQLHAVDIPLADPHFWTMQGSIRVAQMCHEWGLTWGSHSNNHFDISLAMFTHVAAAAPGEITAIDTHWIWQDGQRLTKEPLRIIDGAVTVPDKPGLGVEVDRAQLEKAHQLYLQMDLHTRDDAKAMQYIIPNWKFDPKRPCLVR, translated from the coding sequence ATGAATATGAATCATACCGGCACACCTGTCATCACCAATATGCAAGTGATTCCCGTGGCTGGCCGCGACAGTATGCTGCTCAATCTCAGCGGAGCCCATGCCCCGTTTTTTACGCGCAATATTGTGATTCTTACCGATAACTCCGGCAATACAGGAGTTGGGGAGGTACCCGGAGGTGAAAAGATACGAAAGATCCTGGAGGAAGCCCACCCCTTGGTAATCGGACAATCGATCGGTCGCTATCGCAATATTTTAAATCGGGTGCGAACCACTTTTGCGGATCGTGATGCACACGGGCGCGGGGTGCAAACCTTTGATTTGCGCGTTACGATCCATGCCGTTACTGCGTTGGAAGCAGCTTTGCTCGATCTTTTGGGCCAGTTTCTCCATGTACCTGTGGCGGCTTTACTGGGAGAGGGGCAGCAGCGTGATGATGTTAAAATGTTGGGTTATCTGTTTTATATCGGGGATCGCAGTCAAACGGACCTTCCCTATGTAAAAGATTCCAATGCGAAGGATGATTGGCTTCGCTTGCGACATGAAAAAGCTTTGACCCCTGAAGCGATTGTCCGTCTGGCGGAAGCGGCGTATGATCGGTATGGATTTCAGGACTTTAAGCTAAAAGGTGGCGTTCTTCGTGGAGAAGAAGAGATGGAGGCGGTAACAGCCCTCGCCGAGCAATTTCCCGATGCTCGGATTACGCTTGATCCCAACGGGGCCTGGTCATTGCAAGAAGCGATCAGCCTGTGCCGAAATATGCAGTTTGTCCTCGCTTATGCCGAAGATCCGTGCGGTGCTGAAAACGGCTATTCCGGACGCGAAGTGATGGCGGAATTCCGGCGAGCAACGGGTATCCCCACGGCGACCAACATGATTGCCACGGATTGGCGCCAAATGGGGCATGCCATCCAGTTGCACGCCGTCGATATCCCGCTGGCCGATCCGCATTTTTGGACGATGCAGGGCTCTATCCGAGTTGCACAGATGTGTCATGAATGGGGACTGACATGGGGGTCTCATTCCAATAATCACTTTGACATTTCCTTGGCGATGTTTACCCATGTAGCGGCTGCAGCGCCAGGGGAGATTACGGCGATAGATACCCACTGGATTTGGCAGGATGGGCAGCGATTGACGAAAGAACCCTTACGGATTATTGACGGAGCGGTAACGGTTCCTGACAAACCGGGCCTTGGAGTGGAAGTGGATAGGGCTCAGCTTGAAAAAGCGCATCAACTCTATCTGCAAATGGATCTTCACACGCGCGATGACGCCAAAGCGATGCAGTATATCATCCCAAATTGGAAGTTTGATCCCAAGCGTCCTTGTCTGGTTCGTTAA